The nucleotide sequence GCGCCGTCAGCACGCCGCATTCGGCGATGCCGAACACGGGCCGGTCGGTGGCTTCGCGGCAGACATGCAGGCCCGGATCGCTGTAGCAGGCAATGACGAAGGCAGCCGAATGGTTGTCGCCTTCGACGAGGCGGCGCAGCGGCATCGCCACACCATCGACGTCGGCCTGGCTCTCGATCCCGTAGGGGCCTTCGGTCAGCGTTTCGCAGACGATCTCCGGTCCGCTTTCAAAGTCGAGCGGCTTCAAGGCCTGCTCCAGCCCCTGTGTTACGAGCTGGTTGGAATTGGGATTGATGACGAGAATGCGCGGCCGGGACATGGTATTTTCCTGCGGGATAACGCGTCGGTCGATACTGCGAGACCGATGTGCAACATGACGACATTGGAAGCAATGACCATGCCATCCAGTAATGCATGGTCCACTGTCTGCTGCGAAAGCGCAAGGGAGTGTAACGGCACGATCTGTGCTTTTGTCCGATCAATTCAGGACTTAGGATTCAGGACTCAATAGTTGGGGAGTTTGTCATGACCGAGCCCGCCTACGACCTTCTCATTCGCGGCGGACGTGTCGCGACCGTGAGCGACGTGTTCGAGGCTGATGTCGCCGTTTCCGGTGAGACGATCGCAGCCATCGGCCGCGGGCTGCCGGGCGCGCGGCGGGAGATCGACGCGCGGGGCAAGCTGGTGCTGCCCGGCGGTGTCGACAGCCACGCCCATATCGAGCAGCTATCGGCTGCAGGCATAGTGAACGCCGATACGTTCGAGAGTGCGACCGTCTCGGCAGCCTTCGGCGGCACCACCACCGTGATTCCGTTTGCGGCCCAGCACGTCGGCATGAAACTGCCGCAGGTGCTGGAGGAGTATCATGCGCTCGCGAAAAAGGGCGCCGTGATCGACTATGCCTTTCACATGATTGTAGCCGATCCGACCAGGGAGACACTGGAGGAAGATCTGCCGGCGTTAATCAAGCAGGGTCACGGCTCGATCAAGATCTTCATGACCTATGATCGCCTGAAAATCGACGACGAACCACTGCTCGACATTCTGCTTGCCGCTCGCAATGGCGGCGCGATGCTCTGCGCCCACGCCGAGAACCACGGCATCATATCCTGGATGGTGAAGCGGCTGCTGGCGCGGGGCTATACCGGTCCAAAATATCACGCCATCAGCCATGCCCGCGTCTCGGAGGCCGAAGCCTTCAACCGGTTGATTGGCATGGCGGCGCTGATCGATCAGCCGATCATGATCTTTCACGTATCGACGGCGGAGGGCGCCAAGGTGATCCGCGATGCGCGCGGGCAGGGGCTGAAAGTGTTCGCGGAAACCTGCCCGCAATATCTCTTTCTCACCGCCGACGATCTCGACAAGCCCGGCGTGGAAGGCGCCAAATGGATGTGCAGCCCGCCGCCGCGCCGCGCCGCCGACCAGGAAGCGCTGTGGCAGGCGCTTGCGCTCGGCGATCTCCAGACCGTTTCATCCGATCACGCGCCGTACCGGTTCGACGAAACGGGAAAGCTGCGCGCCGGCCCCAATCCCGATTTCAAGCAAGTGGCGAACGGTCTGCCTGGCCTCGAAGTCCGCTTGCCGCTGCTGTTCGACGCCATGGTTTCGAAGGACCGATTGGGCCTCGAAAAATTCGTCGAACTGACCGCGACCGCACCGGCAAAGATCTACAATCTGCATCCGCGCAAGGGCTCGATCGCGGTTGGCGCCGATGCCGATATCGCGATCTGGGACCCGGCGCGCGAGGTCACGCTGAGCGACGCGATGATGCATGATCTGGCGGGCTATACGCCCTTCGCCGGCCGCAAGCTGCGCGGCTGGCCGGTCACGGTGCTGTCGCGCGGGCGCGTCATCGTGGC is from Bradyrhizobium sp. AZCC 2176 and encodes:
- the hydA gene encoding dihydropyrimidinase, which gives rise to MTEPAYDLLIRGGRVATVSDVFEADVAVSGETIAAIGRGLPGARREIDARGKLVLPGGVDSHAHIEQLSAAGIVNADTFESATVSAAFGGTTTVIPFAAQHVGMKLPQVLEEYHALAKKGAVIDYAFHMIVADPTRETLEEDLPALIKQGHGSIKIFMTYDRLKIDDEPLLDILLAARNGGAMLCAHAENHGIISWMVKRLLARGYTGPKYHAISHARVSEAEAFNRLIGMAALIDQPIMIFHVSTAEGAKVIRDARGQGLKVFAETCPQYLFLTADDLDKPGVEGAKWMCSPPPRRAADQEALWQALALGDLQTVSSDHAPYRFDETGKLRAGPNPDFKQVANGLPGLEVRLPLLFDAMVSKDRLGLEKFVELTATAPAKIYNLHPRKGSIAVGADADIAIWDPAREVTLSDAMMHDLAGYTPFAGRKLRGWPVTVLSRGRVIVADGKRSVEPGSGRFLPRAGGEAAKPTGRLMPDMDPEQNFGATLL